gctcagttgtgtccgactctttgcaaccccataaaccgcagcacaccaggcctccctgtccatcaccaacgcccggagtccacccaaacccatgtccattgagtcggtgatgccatccaaccatgtcattctctgtcatccccttctcctgccttcaatctttcccagtatcagggtcttttcaaatgagtcagctcttcgaatcaggtggccgaagtattggaatttcagcttcaaaatcagtcctaccaatgaacacccaggactatctcccctaggatggactggatggatctccttgcagtccaagggactctcaagagtcttctccaacaccacagttcaaaagcatcaaatccttggcactcagctttctttatagtccaactcttacatccatgtaAGCCAgccaaataaaatgtaattctcaACTTTCGTGCTTAGTCACCtagtccgaatctttgtgaccccatagcctgccaggctcctctgtccataggattctccaggaaagaatactggagtgggttgtcatgccctcggccaggggatcttcccaacccagggatggaacccagatcttccacattgcaggtgaattctttcccacctgagccaccaggcaagcccaataTAACAATATTTGACAGATTAAACCTGGgcacaatgaaaatattatacttaataaCTCTTAACATGCTTATATTACTTAGATCAACAAGCAAACATTAACACTaagtatttaatactgaataattCCCAGTTCATtgtgaacctgaaattcattttgGTTAATTTCTCTTGCATTTAGAATTATTTGCTTtgtaagcatttatttttctgtaggcCAATTAGattagaactcatttacaaacCAATCATAACAATATTATCCAAAAATATCTCAACTTTTAGTTTGTGCTTTTTCTTTCAGTGGACAGGACACAgcacagaaaggaaaatgatatTATAACCCCCTAATTCCTCTGTTTTAAGCACTAACAGGTaaggaagaaaattaatttcCCACCACTGAACTAATTTATGAACCTTCTCAGTCTCCATTTcctcactttaaaaatgtaaataaaaagatgaatccTAAGGCGCTACTTGAGTGGGAGAAAGGGCTGCAACGCCCCTTTGCACCTGTACACTTCAGGAACTGCAAACAAGTAACCTGACAACCCTGCAAATAAACAGTGATTTAGTGAACACTCCTCACGAGGTAAAAATCAGCCAAGGCTAAGCCAGTAGCTTTGCTTTCATATTTACGGGAGAAACCAACAATTACTTGATCTCTACATTTTCTTCCAACTTATTCCACAACTCGGGGTTCCCAAGACTTCAGTTACAGTGATATTTTTCAAACACCAGGAGAAATAAAGTTAGTACATATGATTCATTTCTGCAAGCCCAACCGTGAACACGGGAGAACAGGAGGAAATCTGAGGAtcacttcagctcagttcagtcgctcagttgtgtccgactctttgtgaccccatggattcctgcacaccaggcctccccgtccatcaccaactcacggagtttactcaaactcatgcccatgagtcggtgatgccatccaaccatgagGACGGGTATCAGTTTTAAACTGAGCGTTTAACGTTCTCTACGTTAACCTAGAGAACACGACCAATAAGAATGattctctctgcctccagcccgCAAGTCGCCAGCAGCAACTTTTCAAGAGGACTGTTCGGAAAACTCCGCAGAAGTCTTCTCTCTACACACGCCGCACCTCTGGGGGTCCCCAGGGAGCCGAGCCCCGAGGGGCGGAGCCTGCGTCTGCGCCTGCGCGCTCAGCCCAGGCGCCCCTGGGTGATTCAAGCCAGTGATCGCTCCGCGCACTGCTGTCTCGCTCAAACGCTGGGACTCGCCGCTCCCTATTGAAGGCAACTCAACGCCCTGCACACCGGCCATGTCGTCCTCCAACTGCGTGGCGCTGGTCACCGGGGCCAACAAGGGCATCGGCTTCGTCATCGTGCGTGACCTGTGCCGGCGGTTCTCCGGCGACGTGGTGCTCACGGCGCGGGACGAGGCGCGGGGTCGGGCGGCCGTGCAGCAGCTGCAGGCTGAGGGCCTGAGCCCCCTTTTCCACCAGCTGGACATCGACGACCGGCAGAGCATCCGCGCCCTGCGTGACTTCCTGCGCAAGGAGTACGGGGGCCTCGATGTGCTGGTCAACAACGCGGGCATTGCCTTCAAGAGTAAGAAGCGGCTGGGTGCTCCAGGAGAGGCTGTCACCCGCTCTGAGCATCTCGGTCCAAGATGGACCAAATCTGTCGGGGAATCGCTGTAGAGGGGCTTCTCCCGCCTGTGGGGTCCAGAATGACTCCctagagaaggagaagggaaaggggaagaggtGCGGCTAGAGGAATTGCGAGGAATTGGCTGCTCTCTAGCCGGAGAGAACTTTTAGTTTCTCTGGCTCAGAATCCCGGGCACCTTTTCCAGGTTGATGCACAGCCCCTTTCTGATGCACAGAGGTCCCATGTACCCTTTGTACAGCGCCGTGCCAGTGGTGCGTTCTTGCAGAACTATGGTTCATTATCAACCTGAGAAATTCACACGGGTCCAATACTGATTGTATTGTGCACAAAATTCAACCGATTTTTACCTTCACTAGTTGCACACAAAATTCATGAGCGATACCTTCTTAGGGAATGTTACCGCGCGAGAACTGTTTCTTGACTccactttgcttttctcttgaaaGCTGCTGACACCACACCATTTCACATTCAAGCAGAGGTGACTATGAAAACAAACTTCTTTGGCACCAGAGATGTGTGCACGGAGCTCCTGCCTCTAATAAAACCGCAAGGTGAGTCTGATTGGAGCCCAGACAGCAGTGCTTCTGGCAAGATCTGGGCCCACCTGGCTCTGGTCTCATCTACAGGCCCCTGCCACTCCTGCTCagcttccctgccctccaccgTGTCTCCACCCAGCTGGGTGTCCTGCACCCTGAGGTCCCTCCACACACTGCCCAGGTCCTTGGTGCTGTCTGTCCACCTGCTTTTTGCACATCtggctctttcttctctttcccatctTAGCTCAGaggtttcctcctccaagaggccCTTGAGCTGCTCTGTGCCCATCACAGGGGCAGTTCCCTCAGGAGTCCTTCCCAGACCTCTTTCTCCTGTCCCCCTCTTACTCAGGCTAGTGGCGCCTGCACCACCACCAGTTCATTAGTCCCCTTCCCCCCAAAGACTTGTCCTTTCCCCAAAACCTCTTGGTAACTAATCCTGTCATCCACGCACCAGGAAACTGGAGGGCACCCTGCCCATACGTGGGAAGTAAGCCTGCCCGCTTATTGTCATTACCAGGTCCTAAATTCGTCCAGCTGAGTTTCTCCCCAGCCGTCTGCCCCATCCTAGCTCTACAAACAGGCCCTCAGCTGTTGTTTCTAAACACTTGTAAACCCTCCTAAGGGACCCCTTGCCCTTCTtgaatccttttctttcttgacaGGTTCACTGCCCCTCCCATAAATCCTGCAAGTGTGAATGAAGTCCAAGCCCTTAGTGTGGCTAATAGAGATCTCTAATCTGATAACTGCCCTTCAGTGTGCTCGGTGTTCTGGACAAAACAAACTCATTCCTCTAGCTTAAACTACTGTAATGTTTACCCTGAAGCAAGGGGCTGCGAGAGGAACCACCCCCCATTAAACACACAAAGTAAGACAAGCAGATACTTTAAGAAGGATTCCGAGTGTGCCTAGAGATTGAGGACACGTGTTTACAGTTGACACTCAGCTTCTCACCTGTTTCCCTGTCCACTCCTGGAAGGTGCTACTCCTTCAAACTTGGTTCACTAGGACCTCAGAAGTCAGCTCCTAAGTGTCCCCTGATTCTctgaagtgatgtctttgctttttaacagccTGTCtgcatttgtcatagctttgttCCCAAGCAGCTCTCACCTGATTTCATGGCTGGCTTCACCATCCGCAGTGGTCttagagcccaggaagaggagctctgtcactgcttccaccttttgccCTATTGGCCATGAgctaatgggaccagatgccatgatcgtggttttttaaatactgagtgttaagccagctctttcactctcctccttcaccctcatcaagaggctctttagttccacttcactttctaccattagagaccatctgcatatctgcggttgttaatatttctcccacaatcttgatttcCAGCTTGTTAACTCACCcaacccggcatttcacatgatgtgctctgcgtaAAAgttaagcacggtgacaatagggagccttgtactcctttctcaaccaGTCAGTTGtgccatacagggttctaactgttgcttcttgacctgtatacagggttctcaggagacaggtaagaaggtctggtattcctgtctctttaacagctttccacagtttgttatgacccacacagtcacaggctttagtGTAGCCAGTGAAGCAGAggtggatatttttctggaattcccttgctttctctgtgattcagtgaatgttggcaatttgatctctgatttgtcttccttttctaaactcagcttgaacatctgaaaattctcaATTCACACAATGCTAAAGTGtcacttggaggattttgagctaATGGGAGATGAGTATAATTgtccagtggtttgaacattctttagtattcCCCAACTTGGGGCTgtgatgaggattgaccttttccagtcctgtggtcactgctgggttttctaaatgtgctgacatgttgagttcagcactttaatagcatcatatttaggatttgaaatagttttgcCAGAATCTCAtctctccactagctttattgatcGCAGTGCTtgctagggcccacttgacttcagactccagaatgtctggctctgaatGAGAGACTACACCATCGTgcttatccaggtcattaaatctttttcatatagttctgtatattctttccaactcttcttgatttcttcagcttctcttagtctttaccacttctgtcctttattgtacccatctttggatgaaatcttcctttgatatttctgattttcttgaggagatctctagtcttaccctttctgttgtttccctctgtttctttgcattgttcattgaagaaggccttcttgtctccccttgttattctctggaatcGGCATTCACATGGGTgaacctttccctttctcccttgcttttcgcttctcttctttcctcagttatttgtaaagcctcctcagacaaccacttcgccttcttgcgtttctttttctttaggatggtttgCTCACTGCCTCCAGTGTAGTATTAGGGACTTCtctccatagatcttcaggcactctgtttactagatctaattgcttgaatctattcattaggTGCACTGTATAGTCATGGGGAACTGGATTTAAGTCGTGGCTGACCTGCCTAATGGTTATCCCCACTTTCTTTAGTgaaagcctgaattttgctatgaagAGCTGAtggtctgagccccagtcagctccaggtcttgtttttgctaactgttacaaagaatgtaatcactctgatttcggtattgaccaatcatttggtgatgtccatgtatagagttgtctcttgtgctgataaaaaaggatatttgctatgaccagtgataGTCCTAGGGCATTCTCAGGATGCCCAGCCCAAGGTTAGAGCCTTGGTCCCACGAGTTAGGACTGGGTTGGAAAAGGAAGTCCTAACCTCCTAGGTACACTTACCAGGAAATGAACCTCTGCAGCAGGTAGCTGAGAAACAGGATGAGAAATGCTGATGTCATCTCCAtcgtgggaagatcccacagcccCTTGGCAGGGAGGGAGCCCTGCGTCTGAGATGCAGCATTGCAGAGTGAAGTTTCCATTGTTATGgtcagaaaggaggaaaggaagaagcagTCATGGTTGAACTAGATGCTCTCTGTTCTCACCTGCGTTATTGGAGATAGTCTGGGGGAAAAGGTTCATTTGCTGTATGCCCTAGGGACCATTTCCAGAGACTTTAAATGGTtgagttttgaaaataattttcacaagTCATTCTGGGTGGTAGATTCACAGACTTCTTCCTTCGTGACTTATTTATTGAGtttgaatgaaatatttcatTCCTGTAATTTCTaagataattcagttcagttcagtcgctcagtcgtgtccgattctttgcaaccccatgaattgcagcacgccaggcctccctgtccatccccaactcccagagttcactcaaacttatgtccatcaagtcggtgatgcaatccagccatctcatcccctgtcgtccccttctcctcctgccccccatccctcccagcatcttttGATCTttgaatcttttccagtgagtcaactcttcacatgaggtagccaaagtactggagtttcagctttagcatcagtccctccaatgaacacccaggactgatctcctttaggatggactggttggatctccttacagtccaagggactctcaggagtcttctccaataccacagttcaaaagcatcaattctttggtgctcaactttcttcacagtccaactctcacatccatacatgaccactgggaaaaccatagccttgactagacagacctttgttggcaaagtaatgtctctgctctttaatatgctatctaggttggtcataactttccttccaaggagtaagcgccttttaatttcatggctgcagtcaccatctgcagtgattttggagcccagaaaaacaaagtctgacactgtttccactgtttccccatctatttcccatgaagtgatgggaccagatgccatgatcttagttttctgaatgttgagctttaagccaactttttcactctcctctttaactttcatcaagaggctctttagttcctcttcactttctgccataagggtggtgtcatctacatatctgaggttattgatatttctcccggcaatcttgattccagcttgtgcttcttccaacccagcatttctcatgatgtactctgcatataaattaaataagcaaaaataaattaattaattaattaaataagcagagtgacaatatagagccttaacatactcctttccctatttggaaccagtctgttgttccatgtccagttctaactgttgcttcctgaccggcatagagatttctcaagaggcaggtcaggtggtctggtattcccatctcttgaagaattttccacagttgattgtgatccacacagtcaaaggctttcgcatagtcaataaagcagaaatagattttctctggaactctcttgctttttcgatgatccagcggatgttggcaatttgatctctggttcctctgccttttctaaaagcagcttgaacttctggacgttcatggttcacatattgctgaagcctggcttggagaattttgagcattactttgctaacgtgtgagatgagtgcaattgggcggtagtttcaacattctttggcattgcctttctttgggattggaatgaaaactgaccttttccagtcctgtggccactgctgagttttccaaatttgctggcatattgagtgcagcactttcacagcatcatctttcaggatttgaaatcgctcaactggaattccatcacctccactagctttgttcgtagtgatgctttctaaggcccacttgacttcacattccaggatgtctggctctaggtgagtgatcacacgatcgtgattatcttggtcgtgaaaatcttttttgtacaattcttctgtgtattctttccacctcttcttaatatcttttgcttctgttaggtccataccatttctgtcctctattgagaccatatttgcatgaaatcttccctttagATGTAGCTTACTTTTGAAAAACATTAGAAATAACACGTTGTCacttataataataaaacacataaaaccCTTTGAGCAACCCCCTCCCAAAATACATTCCCTTCCTTCCCTAATGTCCTCTTTCAAAAGGTCAGGCCTGTCCCAATTGGGTATCATCCTTCTCGTGCTTGCCCTTCTATGGActgatttgtgttgtattttaggcAGAGTGGTGAATGTATCCAGCTTTGTCAGTGTCAACTCTCTAAAGAAATGCAGCCGTGAACTGCAGCAGAAGTTTCGAAGTGAGACCATCACAGAGGAGGAGCTGGTGGGGCTCATGAACAAGTTTGTGGAAGACACAAAGAACGGGGTGCACAGGAAGGAGGGCTGGCCCGATACCGCATATGGAGTGACGAAAATTGGAGTCACAGTCCTGTCCAGAATCCACGCCAGGAAACTGAgtgagcagagaggaggggacAAGATCCTCCTGAACGCCTGCTGCCCAGGGTGGGTGAGAACCGACATGGGGGGACCCAAAGCCTCCAAAAGCCCAGAAGAAGGAGCAGAGACCCCCGTGTACTTGGCCCTTCTGCCCCCGGATGCTGAAGGGCCTCATGGACAGTTTGTCCATGAGAAAGAAGTTGTGCAATGGTGAGCTCACTCACAGCTCCACCCATGGGTCCGTTTATATTGCTGTCCCAGATTGACCAAACAGACACTGACAAAATTATCGCtgtgcagaaaaaaagaaaaaggaatcaaaatatcCAGATCAAGTTCTCACTGGGAGAGGGCTGCTAATCTTGTAAAGAGTTTTCTGACTTCTTCTGTGATCCCAGGGGAGGAAAAGTGGGATGGgtgacaaataataaaaataaataattccttaTAAATGTCCCTTTGTGCAAACTCTTAAATGGTGAATCTGCTCCATTATCCGTAATAGTTGAAGCTAGTTTGGTGGACATGTGGGTGTCAAGTATTAGTTCCACTTTTCTATTCAAAATTTTTCAGGACAAACATCTGGAACCAGAGAGTCCTGGCTCGGCCATCTTCCTGGATGACCTTGAGCCAAAATCCAACAGGATACTACTCCCTAACACAGGGAAACCTGCTCAGTGTTACATGACAGCCTGGGAAGGAGGGGAGATTGTAGAGAACCAAtacgtgtatatgtgtggctgaggcCCTGTGCTGCCCAGCTGAAACTGTGGTGACAGTTCAGAATGTTGTCAATCaactatgaaagtgttagtcgcccagtcctGTCTAGGTCTTTGCGGTTCCATGCACAGCTCTCTGCAATTCCATGCACTgtggcccactgggctcctctgtccatgggatttcccaggcaagaatactggagtcagctgccatttatttctccaggggctcctcctaacccagagatcaaacctgggtctccccccattgcaggcagattctttactgtcccagccaccaggaaagccctgtcctccaatataaaataaaaagtttaaagaaaaagaggGCTGTGTCCTCTTTTTTGGCTCAGGTTACAGCATGAGGAAAAAGATGGAGCCAGGTGTGGTGTTGGAACATTTGATCCCTCCTTAAGCAGGAGAAGAAAGCAGGGCCTCCTCCTTCTCAAGTAGTCACTGCACTGGATCCCAGGACACAGTTCTTTGCCTTCTGGACTGTGGCGGGTCTCCACGTCCCATGCTGCGCCACCCCGTCGGTCTCCAGCCTTGTCAGCTCTACTCCAAAGGGCCCTGCCCactggccatgtcctcctccacccGCGTGGCGCTGGTCAACGGGGCCAACAAGTGCCTCGGTTTTGCCATCGTGCGCGACCTGTGTCGGCAGTTCCCGGGGAAATTGGTGCTCATGGCGCGGGGCGAGGCGTTCGGTCGGGCAGCCACACAGCAGCTGCAGACCAAGGGCCCGAGCCCCCTTTTCCACCAGCTGGACATTACTGCCCTGCAGAGCATCCGGGCACTGCGCGACTTTCTGCGCAAGGAGTACAGGGGCCTCGTCGCGCTGGTCAACAACGCAGCCATCGCCTTCCAGAATAAGTGCGTGGGAGCTGGCGGGTTACAGCCACTGTGGCGGGAGCCtgacggggcggggcgggggctaTTGCCTGAACCTCTGCTGTGGGATCTAGAACCCTCTCCCTAGGGATGGAGCACAGGCCGGAGGTCACAGGGAGAGCAGGTCCTCCGCCATTACAAGCTTTTCCAGCAAGAAGGCCTTCCAATAGCTTTGACCAGGGTCAAGGACAGCACCCAGATTTTCGCAGTATTGATTTCACTGAACTTTGGATGAGTTGGGTGAATTTTTAACTTCTGAAACCAATTTAAAATTGCAGAGTGGTACACAGGAGGTCGTatgggcttctttcactcagcctcCCCTGATGATGCCATGTTATGTAAGTATAAAGCAGTATCAAACCAGAAAACACCCATTGGTGCAATACCGTTCACTAACACCAAACATTACTAGACGAAAACAGAGTTCACGGAAAAAATAGTGTATCAAGTAAGCATTTTTACCATATGGCTTGTGTTTATTAGCCCTATTCTTTTTCTATCCTAAAAGTTGGTGATCCCACACCGATTGCAATTCAGGCAGAAGTGACCATGAAAACAAACGTCCTTGGTACCCGAGCTCTGTGCACAGAGCTCTTGCCTCTGATAAAAAGCCGAGGTGAGTCCGATTGAGCCCAAACTGCAGGGTTTCTGGCAAGATCTGAGCCCACCTGCATCTGGTCTCATCCTTCTCAGCTGCACTGACTTCCACCTGTGTGGTCACTCGGCAGGATGCCCTGTGGCCTCTGGTCCCTCTACACCCGGCCCGAGTCGTTGGTGCTCTCTGTCCATCTGCACTTTGCACATTtggctctttcttctctttcccatctTAGTTCAAAGGTCTCCTCCAAGAGGCCCTCCACGTGCTCCATGCCCATCACAGGGGGTGTCCTCTCAGGAGTCTTTCCCAGACCTTCTCTCTCCCGTGCCCCTCTCAGAGGGACCTGGTTTGGGTTTGTGGTGCTCATCCTACCACATTCATTAGACCCCTGAAGACTTTTCTGCTTCCTGCCAGCAGAGTGTTTCTTCCTATGGCACTGACATGGTGTATTACCAATACAGGTTTCTAGATGCTAAACCAAGTATACATACTTTGGTCTTTAAGGTTCAGGAAGTTCCCAGACCATCCTCAAGTTCAATAATTCACTGTAAGGACCAAGAACTCGACAAAAAGCTATGATATTCAAAAGGACATGGTATTAGAAAAGCGAACAGTAGCTCAGTTCAGCAGTGGTTAAAGGTCTCATGGACCAGGGTCTAAGAAGCCCAGTATGGAACTGGGACTTGACGTCTCCCTGCAGATCCTGGATCTCCCCCAAACAGCCTGTGTCAGACACAAGGGGCATTACCAAGCAGCGGGCTCGACCCAGCCTTGATGTCCAGGGTTCTTGGTGAGGGGTGGTCACGCAGGAATGGCCCACTGCCCTCGTGGCGGGCCCTGCTCTCCAGCCCATCCAGGGGTCCAGCTGATACCAGCTAGGCCGAGGCCCCCACCATACTCACACGCGAACACGGATTAGGTAACCTGACCCTCGAACAAGTAATTGAGGACAGTCTTCTCAGGCAAGGACGTTCAGGCTTCACTATTACATCCCAGATGTCCTGGAATAGGGCTGAAGCTTCCTCTGGCCAAGCTTAGCCCTTTACTTATAGAGAACACCCTCTGGACCTTCACTAAGACTCCCTTACATCCAAAGGATCATCGAGCATCTAAGTTTAGCCTAGATTTTATTTAACAGATACAGAAAGAGTACAGAAATAACATCTCTCATCGGGGGCAGCCAGACTGGGGTTTGAGTAGTTGAGAGCAACAGATATTCCAGTTTCTAAAGCCACTACTTCCATTTTCATGTGTTTCCACTGATACTAATTTGTTTTCAGCTTTTATCGGAAGATGGTCGCTTTGcagtattgtgctggtttctgccatacatcaacatgaatcagccacagggatacctacgtcccctccctcctgaacctctgccacctcccaccccatccacccctctaggttgt
The DNA window shown above is from Bos indicus isolate NIAB-ARS_2022 breed Sahiwal x Tharparkar chromosome 1, NIAB-ARS_B.indTharparkar_mat_pri_1.0, whole genome shotgun sequence and carries:
- the LOC109561446 gene encoding carbonyl reductase [NADPH] 1 — protein: MSSSNCVALVTGANKGIGFVIVRDLCRRFSGDVVLTARDEARGRAAVQQLQAEGLSPLFHQLDIDDRQSIRALRDFLRKEYGGLDVLVNNAGIAFKTADTTPFHIQAEVTMKTNFFGTRDVCTELLPLIKPQGRVVNVSSFVSVNSLKKCSRELQQKFRSETITEEELVGLMNKFVEDTKNGVHRKEGWPDTAYGVTKIGVTVLSRIHARKLSEQRGGDKILLNACCPGWVRTDMGGPKASKSPEEGAETPVYLALLPPDAEGPHGQFVHEKEVVQW